In the genome of Epinephelus lanceolatus isolate andai-2023 chromosome 18, ASM4190304v1, whole genome shotgun sequence, one region contains:
- the LOC117269056 gene encoding glycylpeptide N-tetradecanoyltransferase 1 yields MADENETAPMPEKEDVEDHGHCSDCENEEHHSEDGDRGLGDDTGAKKKKKKQKKKKKSGATEAAQDPLAKVNSLPADKLQEIQKAIELFSVGQGPAKTMEEATRRSYQFWDTQPVPKLGETVTSHGSIEPDKDNIREEPYSLPQGFSWDTLDLGNPGVLKELYTLLNENYVEDDDNMFRFDYSPEFLLWALRPPGWLPQWHCGVRVNSNQKLVGFISAIPATIRIYDIEKKMVEINFLCVHKKLRSKRVAPVLIREITRRVNLQGIFQAVYTAGVVLPKPVGTCRYWHRSLNPRKLIEVKFSHLSRNMTMQRTMKLYRLPEAPKTSGLRPMTKKDVPVVHRLLREYLSQFNLVPAMNQEEVEHWLLPRENIIDTYLVENDGKVTDFLSFYTLPSTIMNHPVHRSLKAAYSFYNVHTTTPLLDLMSDALILAKTKGFDVFNALDLMENKTFLEKLKFGIGDGNLQYYLYNWKCPSMGSEKVGLVLQ; encoded by the exons ATGGCGGATGAGAATGAGACAGCACCGATGCCGGAGAAAGAAGATGTAGAAGACCACGGACACTGCAGCGACTGTGAAAATGAAGAGCACCACTCTGAAGATGG TGACAGAGGTCTGGGAGACGACACTGGcgccaagaagaagaaaaagaagcagaaaaagaagaagaaatctggTGCCACAGAAGCAGCTCAGGACCCCCTTGCCAAG GTGAATTCGTTGCCAGCTGATAAGCTACAGGAGATCCAAAAGGCCATCGAGCTGTTCTCTGTAGGCCAAGGCCCTGCCAAAACCATGGAGGAGGCAACTCGTCGGAGTTACCAGTTCTGGGACACACAGCCTGTGCCCAAGCTAG GGGAGACCGTGACATCACATGGCTCCATTGAACCTGACAAAGACAACATTCGCGAGGAGCCCTACAGCCTCCCGCAGGGCTTCAGCTGGGACACCCTTGACTTGGGGAATCCTGGCGTG CTCAAGGAGCTTTACACCCTTCTCAACGAGAATTACGTCGAAGATGATGACAACATGTTCCGATTTGACTACTCCCCCGAGTTCCTGCTCtg GGCCCTGCGGCCTCCTGGCTGGTTGCCCCAGTGGCATTGTGGGGTGAGGGTTAACTCCAACCAGAAGCTGGTCGGCTTCATCAGTGCCATTCCTGCTACCATACGTATCTACGACAT agaaaagaaaatggttGAGATCAATTTCCTCTGCGTCCACAAGAAGCTTCGCTCCAAACGAGTGGCTCCGGTTCTGATCAGAGAAATCACCAGACGGGTCAACCTGCAGGGTATCTTTCAGGCTGTTTACACTGCTGGTGTGGTACTGCCCAAACCCGTGGGCACATGCAG GTACTGGCATCGCTCTTTGAACCCACGCAAACTAATCGAGGTGAAGTTCTCCCACCTGAGCAGGAACATGACTATGCAGCGCACCATGAAGTTGTACCGTCTGCCTGAG GCTCCTAAGACTTCAGGTCTGCGGCCGATGACCAAGAAGGATGTGCCAGTGGTGCATCGCCTCCTCCGTGAGTACCTGAGCCAGTTCAACCTGGTGCCCGCCATGAACCAGGAGGAGGTAGAACACTGGCTGCTGCCCCGAGAGAATATTATCGATACTTACCTGGTGGAG AATGATGGCAAGGTAACGGATTTCCTGAGTTTCTACACACTGCCCTCTACCATTATGAACCACCCTGTGCACCGCAGTCTTAAAGCAGCATACTCCTTCTACAACGTGCACACCACCACCCCCTTGCTCGACCTGATGTCTGATGCCCTCATCCTGGCCAAAACG AAAGGGTTTGACGTCTTCAATGCACTGGATCTAATGGAAAACAAGACTTTCTTGGAGAAGCTTAAGTTCGGCATCGGCGATGGAAATCTACAGTATTATCTGTACAATTGGAAATGTCCCAGCATGGGTTCAGAAAAG GTTGGGTTGGTACTGCAGTGA